A window of Thunnus thynnus chromosome 17, fThuThy2.1, whole genome shotgun sequence contains these coding sequences:
- the LOC137168403 gene encoding amine oxidase [copper-containing] 3-like, translating to MVSKGICIVLKCLLVLTVVASLIGNCVLIWLNTQRTPKCPAQQVNPVQPAVHNDRSDVFADLSVEEYLQVCDYMSKIPGMNISFNPIVPPFLDYLYLIDLSLPKKQIVLHHLDNNGPKPAREATAVVFHATTNNIKEYVVGPLPNPTYHRDVTFERYKMEIPLTARPMYLGELILVTGFLREVLTPVSALLKESFGIDDLANPVYYDSMPRGVKSGDRQSWIFLCRNEEGFYIHPVGFEILINHRSINVFSWRVIKVLYNGQYFDSIKELKEKYEAGIVRKVIYKPGPNYASLKPKQKPTGIGPQQFYVQGKRFSVRNNHVVYLDWSFSFGLSVLTGMRAFDIRFKGERIIYELSVQEAMSVYGSATPNLMLTKFLDGSVGIGRCAYELVRGVDCPYSATYIDTFHFMDTGAPRQLKNSICIFEHDTGRPLRRHFSEAVYNSYGGLVNSALVVRTITAIGNYDYVWDFIFYQSGSVEAKVHATGYIASSFMLKGSFPYGHQVAENVTGNIHTHFINFKVDVDVLGVKNVFQTKDMEFVNVSLPWKPERYAMIPRIVEKQLQTEQEAALRYSAKTPRYLHIASNQTNRWGNQRSYKLQVYSFTGDHLPESQAEERAMSWARYKVAITKQKDLERSCGSLYNQNDMWTPAVDFSKYIEDNESIENEDLVAWVTTGFLHIPHAEDIPNTVTVGNGGGVLLRPHNYFDEDPSIHSPDGVYFGAGSEESCDNNRMACLAQETCSPVLEPFTYNGFQQWWPEG from the exons ATGGTCTCTAAAGGAATTTGCATTGTCCTGAAATGCCTACTGGTTCTTACAGTTGTTGCCTCATTGATAGGTAACTGTGTCCTGATATGGCTCAACACCCAACGTACTCCAAAGTGCCCTGCTCAACAGGTAAACCCGGTCCAACCTGCAGTGCATAATGATCGCAGTGACGTCTTTGCTGACCTCTCGGTTGAGGAGTATCTTCAGGTGTGCGACTACATGTCCAAGATCCCAGGGATGAATATCTCGTTTAACCCGATTGTACCTCCTTTTCTTGACTACCTGTATTTGATTGACCTCTCTCTGCCAAAGAAACAGATTGTTTTGCACCATCTGGATAACAACGGGCCAAAACCAGCAAGAGAGGCGACTGCTGTGGTTTTTCATGCCACTACGAACAACATAAAGGAATATGTAGTGGGTCCTCTCCCCAACCCAACCTACCACCGTGATGTTACCTTTGAGAGGTATAAAATGGAGATCCCTTTGACTGCACGTCCGATGTACCTTGGGGAGCTAATTCTTGTAACAGGGTTTCTGCGGGAAGTGCTTACACCAGTCAGCGCACTTCTAAAAGAAAGTTTTGGTATAGATGATTTAGCAAACCCAGTTTACTATGACAGCATGCCCAGGGGTGTCAAGTCAGGGGACAGACAGTCGTGGATTTTTCTTTGTCGAAATGAGGAGGGTTTCTACATCCACCCGGTGGGCTTTGAAATCTTAATCAACCACCGAAGCATCAATGTTTTTTCTTGGCGTGTGATTAAAGTGCTTTATAACGGTCAGTACTTTGACAGCATAAAAgaactgaaggagaaatatGAGGCAGGAATTGTGAGAAAAGTCATCTACAAACCTGGGCCAAACTACGCATCACTCAAACCTAAGCAGAAACCCACAGGTATTGGACCTCAGCAGTTTTACGTACAAGGCAAGCGATTCAGTGTCAGGAACAACCACGTTGTCTACCTTGACTGGAGCTTTTCTTTCGGACTGAGTGTACTTACAGGCATGAGAGCTTTTGACATTCGCTTTAAAGGGGAGAGAATCATCTATGAGCTAAGCGTTCAAGAGGCCATGTCGGTCTACGGGTCTGCCACCCCAAATCTTATGCTCACCAAGTTTCTTGATGGCAGTGTGGGAATTGGTCGGTGTGCCTATGAGTTGGTCCGGGGGGTTGACTGTCCTTATTCAGCTACCTACATAGACACTTTCCACTTTATGGACACTGGTGCTCCGCGGCAACTCAAAAACTCAATTTGCATCTTTGAGCATGACACCGGCCGACCTCTAAGGAGGCATTTCTCAGAAGCGGTCTACAACAGTTATGGAGGACTAGTAAACAGTGCCTTAGTGGTCAGGACAATCACAGCTATAGGAAATTATGACTATGTGTGGGATTTCATCTTTTATCAGAGCGGCTCAGTGGAGGCCAAAGTGCATGCCACTGGCTACATCGCCTCTTCTTTCATGCTGAAGGGCAGTTTTCCATACGGTCACCAAGTGGCAGAAAATGTCACAGGAAATATCCACACCCATTTTATCAACTTTAAAGTGGATGTTGATGTTTTAG GAGTGAAGAATGTATTCCAGACCAAAGACATGGAGTTTGTGAATGTCTCACTGCCCTGGAAGCCAGAACGCTACGCCATGATCCCTAGGATAGTGGAGAAACAACTTCAAACAGAACAG GAGGCAGCTCTGCGTTACAGTGCCAAGACTCCTCGCTACCTCCACATTGCCAGCAACCAGACCAACCGCTGGGGCAACCAGCGCTCCTACAAGCTGCAGGTGTACAGCTTCACCGGGGACCACCTTCCAGAGAGCCAGGCTGAGGAGAGGGCTATGTCTTGGGCCAG GTATAAGGTTGCCATCACTAAGCAGAAGGACTTGGAGCGGAGCTGCGGCAGTCTGTACAATCAGAATGACATGTGGACTCCAGCTGTTGACTTTAGCAAGTACATTGAAGACAATGAAAGTATTGAAAATGAG GACCTGGTCGCCTGGGTTACCACCGGCTTCCTCCACATCCCTCACGCCGAGGACATCCCTAACACAGTGACTGTGGGCAACGGGGGCGGCGTCCTGTTGCGGCCACACAATTACTTTGATGAGGACCCATCCATACACTCTCCTGATGGGGTGTACTTTGGCGCGGGCAGCGAGGAAAGCTGTGACAACAACAGGATGGCATGCCTTGCTCAAGAAACCTGTAGCCCCGTGCTGGAACCCTTCACCTACAATGGCTTTCAGCAGTGGTGGCCTGAAGGTTAG